Part of the Mycolicibacterium mengxianglii genome is shown below.
TCACCCGCTAGCTGCGGCGTTGCCGAGAGTCCCGGCGGCGGGAGACTCTGCTACTCTTCCGCCCATGCGTACGGCGTCCGGCAACAAGAGTGGCCATGTTCTGGCCCTCATTGCCGTGGGATTCTGTGCTGTCGCAGATGTCTGTTGTTGTTGCTGACTCCATACCCGTCCGCGGTTTGGTGTAGGTGACGGCATGTGACTGGGTCACTGCAAGCCCGACCTGATCACCTCCTTTCCGTTGCGACGGGGAATCGCCCCGAACTTCCGTCGTCAACCCGAAAGGCACTCACATGACCTGGATGAACTCGCCCGGAGCCGGTCTGCGGTGGCGCACCGCCGCCGCACTCGCCATGACCGCATCCCTGCTCGCGGCCTGTGGTGGTGGCGGCGCCAGCGACGTCGCCGGCGAGGAAGGTGGCGCCTCGGACGCCGACACCACCCTCACCCTCGTCGCCTACGCCGTGCCGGAGCCAGGCTGGAGCAAGATCATCCCGGCATTCGCCGCCACCGAGGAGGGCAAGAGCGTCGCCGTCACCACCTCCTACGGGGCGTCCGGGGACCAGTCCCGCGCCGTCGTCGACGGCAAGCCCGCCGATATCGTCAACTTCTCGGTCGAACCCGATGTCACCCGCCTGGTGAAGGCCGACAAGGTCGCCACCGACTGGAACGCCGACGCCACCAAGGGCCTGCCGTTCGGTTCGGTGGTCTCGTTCGTGGTCCGCGAA
Proteins encoded:
- a CDS encoding Ms4533A family Cys-rich leader peptide, yielding MRTASGNKSGHVLALIAVGFCAVADVCCCC